A window of the Pseudoalteromonas sp. A25 genome harbors these coding sequences:
- a CDS encoding citrate synthase, whose product MADKKATVHIEGHDPIELPIYSGTAGQDVIDVRTLGAHGHFTYDPGFMSTGSCESSITYIDGGKGVLLHRGYPIEQLANKSNYIELCYLLLNGELPTAEQHAEFADEITRNTMLHEKIAVFFQGFRVDSHPMAMLCGVVGALSSFYHDDLDISDSEQRHRSAVRLIAKLPTIAAMAYKYNVGQPFVYPRNDLSYAENFLHMMFSVPAEKYEVNPILAKAMDKIFMLHADHEQNASTSTVRLAGSSGANPYACIAAGIASLWGPAHGGANEACLNMLEEIGSVDRIDEYVAKAKDKNDPFRLMGFGHRVYKNFDPRATVMRETCHEVLKELNIQDPLLDVAMKLEQIALEDPYFIEKKLYPNVDFYSGIILKAIGIPTSMFTVIFAMSRTVGWISHWDEMLSQPGHKIGRPRQLYTGYTQRDYKAASDR is encoded by the coding sequence ATGGCAGATAAAAAAGCCACAGTACATATTGAAGGTCACGATCCGATCGAGCTTCCGATTTACTCAGGCACAGCTGGCCAAGACGTAATAGACGTTCGCACTTTAGGCGCTCATGGCCACTTCACATATGACCCAGGTTTTATGTCTACCGGTTCGTGCGAGTCATCTATCACCTACATTGACGGCGGGAAAGGCGTATTACTTCATCGCGGCTACCCAATTGAGCAGCTTGCAAATAAGTCGAACTACATCGAACTTTGTTACCTTTTACTAAACGGTGAGTTACCGACAGCTGAACAACATGCTGAATTTGCAGATGAGATCACACGCAACACCATGTTGCATGAAAAAATTGCGGTTTTCTTCCAAGGATTCCGTGTAGACTCTCACCCGATGGCAATGCTTTGTGGCGTTGTTGGTGCACTATCATCTTTCTATCACGATGATTTAGATATTTCAGACTCAGAACAACGTCACCGTAGTGCTGTACGTCTAATTGCAAAACTACCTACAATCGCAGCAATGGCTTATAAGTACAACGTTGGTCAGCCGTTTGTATATCCTCGCAACGACCTAAGCTACGCTGAAAACTTTTTACACATGATGTTCTCAGTTCCAGCAGAAAAATATGAAGTAAACCCTATCCTTGCTAAAGCAATGGATAAAATCTTCATGCTTCACGCCGACCACGAGCAAAACGCTTCAACGTCAACAGTACGCTTAGCTGGCTCTTCTGGCGCTAATCCATACGCTTGTATTGCTGCAGGTATTGCATCACTTTGGGGCCCTGCTCACGGCGGTGCAAACGAAGCATGTTTGAACATGTTAGAAGAAATCGGTTCAGTTGACCGTATCGATGAATACGTTGCCAAAGCAAAAGATAAGAACGACCCGTTCCGTCTAATGGGCTTTGGTCACCGTGTTTATAAAAACTTCGACCCTCGCGCAACAGTAATGCGTGAAACATGTCACGAAGTGCTTAAAGAGCTAAATATTCAAGATCCGCTATTGGATGTTGCTATGAAGCTTGAGCAAATCGCGTTAGAAGACCCTTACTTCATCGAGAAAAAACTGTACCCTAACGTAGATTTCTACTCAGGTATCATCTTGAAGGCAATTGGTATTCCAACGAGTATGTTTACCGTTATCTTCGCAATGTCTCGTACAGTTGGTTGGATCTCACACTGGGATGAAATGTTGTCTCAGCCAGGTCACAAAATTGGCCGTCCTCGCCAACTTTATACAGGCTACACGCAGCGTGATTACAAAGCTGCTTCTGATAGATAA
- a CDS encoding aminotransferase class V-fold PLP-dependent enzyme encodes MSDIAQLRNDFPALDQMTEGNPLVYLDSGATSQKPQSVIDEINRFYAKNNSNVHRGLHTLSEQATSRYEKTREKVAQFIGANATEIVWTSGATHSINLVASGLTQYISDNDIILITALEHHANIVPWQQLAMRTNAKLQVIPVNEHGIIETKQAINIIAQLKPKIFACSHASNTLGNIQDVKKLVAKAKEFGAITLVDGAQAFLHLRPNMKELDCDFYVFSAHKALGPTGLGVLYGKYKQLNALPAYQTGGEMIEQVSFEKTTFRDAPAKFEPGTPNISAVLGFSAALDYLNDIEFTSLQRFEQSLYRYLVKQLCAIDGIKLYGDLENNIGTASFTYKSEHHYDFAMLLNSYGVAIRSGHHCTQPLMQTLNLNGTIRVSLAFYNNKTDIDRFINALNECIALIEG; translated from the coding sequence ATGAGTGATATTGCACAGCTGCGAAACGATTTTCCAGCACTTGATCAGATGACAGAAGGTAATCCTTTAGTCTACCTAGATTCAGGTGCCACCAGCCAAAAGCCTCAGTCTGTAATTGATGAGATTAATCGCTTCTATGCAAAAAACAACTCAAATGTACACCGAGGTTTACACACTCTGAGCGAACAAGCAACTTCACGTTATGAAAAAACGCGTGAAAAAGTGGCTCAATTTATTGGTGCAAACGCGACAGAAATCGTTTGGACCAGTGGCGCAACACACAGCATTAATTTGGTAGCATCTGGATTAACGCAATATATATCGGATAACGATATTATTCTGATTACAGCCCTTGAACATCACGCAAATATTGTACCTTGGCAACAGCTTGCAATGCGTACTAATGCCAAGTTACAGGTAATTCCAGTTAACGAGCACGGTATAATCGAGACAAAACAAGCAATAAACATAATTGCTCAGCTAAAGCCTAAGATATTCGCCTGTTCTCATGCATCTAACACGCTTGGGAACATTCAAGATGTAAAAAAGCTAGTTGCTAAAGCTAAAGAGTTTGGGGCAATTACACTTGTTGACGGGGCACAAGCTTTTTTGCATTTAAGACCAAACATGAAAGAGTTAGATTGCGACTTTTATGTTTTTTCAGCACATAAAGCACTCGGCCCAACAGGCTTAGGCGTGCTTTATGGAAAATATAAACAGCTTAACGCTTTACCTGCTTACCAAACCGGCGGTGAAATGATCGAACAAGTATCGTTTGAAAAAACAACATTCCGAGACGCTCCCGCTAAATTTGAACCAGGTACCCCTAATATTTCCGCCGTGCTGGGCTTTAGCGCTGCGCTAGATTATTTAAATGACATTGAATTTACTTCACTACAGCGTTTTGAACAGTCTTTATATCGGTACCTAGTTAAACAGCTCTGTGCAATCGACGGTATTAAGCTTTACGGTGACTTAGAAAACAACATTGGCACCGCCAGCTTTACCTATAAGTCTGAACATCATTACGATTTTGCCATGCTACTTAATAGCTATGGTGTGGCTATCAGAAGTGGCCACCATTGCACACAACCACTAATGCAAACGCTAAACTTAAACGGTACAATTCGCGTAAGCTTAGCGTTTTACAATAACAAAACAGACATTGATAGATTTATTAACGCATTAAATGAGTGCATTGCGTTAATCGAAGGGTAA
- the sdhC gene encoding succinate dehydrogenase, cytochrome b556 subunit → MKKQRPVNLDLTTISMPATAKASILHRITGVALFFALTFVIWAWSESLSSPEGFEFVKGLFSGFIAKFIAWGTVSVLAYHLIGGIRHMIQDMGHWEELESGNSSAKIAIALSVVVAILAGVWIWS, encoded by the coding sequence GTGAAAAAGCAAAGACCTGTAAATCTAGATCTTACGACTATATCGATGCCGGCAACGGCTAAAGCGTCGATCCTACACCGTATTACTGGTGTAGCATTATTCTTCGCTTTAACTTTTGTCATTTGGGCTTGGTCTGAGTCTCTTTCTTCTCCTGAAGGTTTTGAATTTGTAAAAGGCTTATTTAGTGGCTTTATTGCAAAATTCATTGCGTGGGGCACCGTCAGTGTACTGGCATATCACCTAATTGGTGGTATCCGTCACATGATCCAAGATATGGGTCACTGGGAAGAATTAGAATCTGGCAACAGCAGCGCTAAAATTGCAATCGCACTTTCTGTAGTGGTAGCAATCTTAGCAGGAGTGTGGATATGGTCTTAA
- a CDS encoding TIGR01621 family pseudouridine synthase, which translates to MADIELVADEPDFVIAHKAAGISFHSESEVGFVVQLEKQLGCKLYAVHRLDKVTSGLLILAKSSAAANKLSQLFAERKIDKAYLALITDKPKKKQGWIKGDMGKARRGAYKLLKTSENPAITRFYSISVAPGLRACILKPFTGKTHQLRVALKSLSAPILGDELYGGQSADRVYLHAYALRFIWQGVVRQYIIKPSPQQHFTELFQHEEFAKWQNPWQLEW; encoded by the coding sequence ATGGCAGATATTGAATTAGTTGCGGATGAGCCCGATTTTGTAATTGCACATAAAGCCGCTGGTATCAGTTTTCATAGTGAAAGCGAGGTCGGTTTTGTTGTGCAACTAGAAAAGCAGCTTGGTTGTAAGTTGTATGCTGTTCATAGGCTAGACAAAGTGACTTCAGGGTTGCTGATACTTGCAAAATCCAGTGCTGCAGCCAATAAGTTGAGCCAGTTATTTGCAGAGCGTAAAATAGATAAAGCCTATCTTGCGCTAATAACAGATAAGCCAAAGAAAAAACAAGGTTGGATCAAAGGGGATATGGGTAAAGCGCGTCGAGGTGCATATAAACTTCTTAAAACAAGCGAGAACCCCGCCATAACTCGGTTTTATAGTATAAGTGTCGCGCCAGGTTTAAGAGCATGCATTTTAAAGCCGTTTACAGGTAAAACCCATCAATTAAGAGTCGCTTTAAAAAGTTTATCGGCACCAATTTTAGGCGATGAGCTATACGGTGGACAAAGCGCCGATCGGGTATATTTACACGCATATGCATTACGGTTTATATGGCAAGGTGTAGTAAGGCAATACATTATTAAACCGAGTCCTCAACAACATTTTACAGAATTATTTCAACATGAGGAATTCGCCAAATGGCAAAATCCTTGGCAGTTAGAGTGGTAG
- the sdhD gene encoding succinate dehydrogenase, hydrophobic membrane anchor protein — protein sequence MVLNQATFKRDGVQDYVSLRTTALVIAAYAVFIVGYLLLTPELTFEAWKGLFSNLAVKAATIVTLVCIMVHTRIGLWQVLTDYVKCSTMRSVLGFVLNLMALAYVAIGLFVLWGV from the coding sequence ATGGTCTTAAATCAAGCAACTTTCAAGCGTGATGGCGTACAAGATTATGTTTCATTGCGTACAACCGCATTAGTAATTGCAGCATATGCAGTATTTATTGTTGGTTATTTACTTCTTACTCCAGAACTAACATTCGAAGCATGGAAAGGTTTGTTCTCAAATCTGGCTGTTAAAGCAGCAACCATCGTTACTCTAGTGTGCATCATGGTGCATACACGTATCGGCCTTTGGCAGGTCTTAACTGACTATGTAAAGTGCTCTACGATGCGTTCAGTACTTGGCTTCGTTTTAAACTTAATGGCCCTTGCTTACGTAGCAATTGGTCTGTTTGTTCTGTGGGGTGTTTAA
- the tcdA gene encoding tRNA cyclic N6-threonylcarbamoyladenosine(37) synthase TcdA: MTQQQTQLRFGGIGRLYGQQQLDWLSEAKFCVVGIGGVGSWVAEALARTGVGHICLIDLDDICVTNVNRQIHALSASIGEQKIEAMRDRLKEINPNCEVQLVDDFITLDNIPEHINDFDYVIDCIDAVKEKAALIAHCKRRKIPVITTGGAGGQTDPSQIQFGDVAKTTQDPLLAKVRYLLRKNYNYSTNPKRKFGVDCVYSTEQLVYPTEGGEVCMAKQHADGSKNMDCATGFGSATMVTGTFGFFAASKAIRKYLDKKAKQMAC, from the coding sequence ATGACACAGCAACAAACCCAGTTACGTTTTGGTGGAATTGGCCGCCTATATGGTCAGCAGCAATTAGATTGGTTGAGCGAAGCCAAGTTTTGCGTTGTAGGTATAGGAGGGGTAGGTAGTTGGGTAGCTGAAGCGCTTGCTCGCACAGGTGTCGGGCATATCTGTTTAATCGACTTAGACGATATTTGTGTAACCAATGTCAATCGACAAATTCATGCTTTATCGGCTTCAATCGGTGAGCAAAAGATAGAGGCAATGCGTGATAGGTTAAAGGAGATAAACCCAAACTGTGAAGTACAGTTAGTAGACGATTTTATCACGCTGGATAATATTCCTGAGCATATCAATGACTTTGATTATGTCATTGATTGCATAGATGCAGTTAAAGAAAAAGCAGCATTAATAGCTCACTGCAAACGTCGTAAAATCCCAGTTATAACCACAGGTGGCGCAGGTGGACAAACAGATCCTAGCCAAATCCAATTTGGTGACGTTGCTAAAACAACACAAGATCCGTTACTAGCAAAAGTGCGTTATTTACTGAGGAAAAATTACAATTATTCAACTAATCCAAAGCGTAAGTTTGGCGTCGATTGCGTTTATTCTACCGAACAGTTGGTTTACCCAACAGAAGGTGGAGAGGTATGTATGGCTAAACAGCACGCTGACGGAAGCAAAAACATGGATTGCGCGACTGGCTTTGGCTCTGCAACTATGGTCACCGGTACGTTTGGTTTTTTTGCAGCCTCTAAAGCCATTCGCAAGTATCTTGATAAAAAAGCAAAGCAGATGGCCTGTTAG
- a CDS encoding SufE family protein translates to MTYQEIYDKLSNTTSWQQSYREIMLLGKQLPPLPEVLKTDLAKVTGCESNVWLHIELDEQQQHLLLVGDSDTRIVKGLLAIVLSMYSGLTPSEAKKINAYTEFEALGLIKHLSPSRGNGIKAIVDTIQAHASKWA, encoded by the coding sequence GTGACGTATCAGGAAATTTACGACAAATTGTCGAATACAACGAGCTGGCAACAGAGTTACCGAGAGATTATGTTACTCGGCAAGCAGCTTCCGCCTTTACCAGAGGTACTTAAAACTGATCTGGCAAAAGTGACTGGCTGCGAAAGCAATGTGTGGCTGCATATTGAGCTTGACGAACAACAACAACACTTACTGTTAGTTGGCGATTCAGATACCCGTATCGTCAAAGGCCTGCTTGCCATTGTGCTGTCGATGTATAGTGGCCTAACACCCAGTGAAGCCAAAAAAATAAATGCGTATACTGAATTTGAAGCGCTTGGTTTAATTAAACATCTAAGCCCTTCAAGAGGAAATGGTATCAAAGCGATTGTAGACACAATTCAAGCGCATGCATCCAAGTGGGCTTAA